A portion of the Halalkalicoccus tibetensis genome contains these proteins:
- a CDS encoding universal stress protein, whose protein sequence is MQILVPIDGSDSSFDALRFGIEFARGFDAGLAVIHFAAERTDATDELFERARAAIAEAGLDAEPELIETEVVTESGAARKVGQRVIGIAEERGYDHVVMGRATSNRLERFVVGSASEAVIEESDLPVTLIP, encoded by the coding sequence ATGCAGATCCTCGTCCCGATCGACGGCTCGGACAGCAGCTTCGACGCGCTCCGCTTCGGCATCGAGTTCGCACGCGGCTTCGACGCCGGCCTCGCCGTGATCCACTTCGCCGCCGAACGCACCGACGCCACCGACGAGCTGTTCGAGCGGGCGCGCGCGGCGATCGCTGAAGCGGGCCTTGACGCCGAGCCCGAGCTGATCGAGACCGAGGTCGTCACGGAGTCGGGAGCGGCCCGGAAGGTCGGCCAGCGGGTCATCGGGATCGCCGAAGAGCGGGGCTACGACCACGTCGTGATGGGGCGGGCGACCAGCAACCGCCTCGAGCGGTTCGTCGTCGGCAGCGCCTCGGAGGCGGTCATCGAGGAGAGCGACCTGCCGGTGACGCTCATCCCCTGA